TTAGCTTACTGCCTTGAcgtcttgttgttgttttattatttgtctttctAATTTTTATCGACACGCTAAACAGGCCCACTTCATTGCCCACAAGCCAACCACAGCCGTCTCGCACCAACTTTAGAAAATTTTTCGATTGTAGTATTTTCATCGCCAATTTCAATCGACATGCCaagagatttttttttaatttctgcttCGCACTCCAACTAACTgtttcattaaattattctTATCCAAGTGTTAGTGCACTGTCGTGTttcttaattttgtttattaattcaGAATATATCATATTGGTTATCAATTTATAGTGCTTCATGGAGGAGGTTAAGGAACACCCATACGTCTTGGAATGTGAAGCCGCTAAGCCACTGATCGTTGACacctttaaatttatatacgACCTGGACTTTTTGAATCCTCAGGCAGACGAGgtaatgttaattttttttcactttctaCCAATACAAcactatatttttatatttaacccAAGCTTACCACTCCACCACTGGCAATGCCAAGGCTACCGCACGAAGTCATCTTTGCGATAGGCGGCTGGAGCGGTGGCAACTCTAAAGGTTGCATCGAGACTTATGACACGAGGGCAGACAGATGGGTAACTATTAACGCAGAGGATCCTGCTGGTCCCCGAGCGTATCATGGAACCGCAGTGCTTGGTTTCAAAATATTCTCGATTGGCGGATATGATGGCGTAGAGTATTTCAACACATGCCGAGTTTTTGACgcggttaaaaaaaaatggaacgAAATCGCACCGATGCATTGCAGGCGCTGCTACGTAAGTGTAACAGAGCTAAATGGTATGATATATGCAATCGGCGGCTACGACGGGCATAACCGACTGAACACTGTGGAGCGGTATAATCCAAGGACCAACCAGTGGTCCGTTATCCCGCCAATGAACATGCAACGCTCTGATGCCAGCGCCTGTACTTTGCAAGAACGCATATATGCTACAGGGGGATTTAACGGCCAGGAATGCCTAGACAGTGCCGAGTATTATGACCCTGTAACCAACATTTGGACTAGAATACATAACATGAATCATCGTCGGTCTGGAGTGAGCTGCGTGGCCTTTAGAAGCTTTACGTTATCGGCGGCTTTAACGGAGCAGCGCGTCTATCTACCGGAGAACGCTTTGATCCGGACACGCAAACTTGGCACTTCATTCGTGAAATGAACCACTCTCGCAGTAACTTCGGGCTTGAGATTATAGACGATATGATCTTCGCTTTAACGGCGTCTCAACGACCCTCATACGGAATGCTATAACATAGCTGGGCTCCCAAACAAGCGATAGAGAAACGAGCGAAcggttgtgtttttttttaactccGATTTTGATGTTGTATTTATCAAACCAACCgaagtttttaataattttcttttagtatcatatattgtaaacataattattaaagatacggtcgcttcgcgagtgattctttGTGATTTATGCAGtggtttaaaaaaatattcaaagtcTTTTTTCgtctttgtgttttgtttactctcccttgTGTGCGTTGTTCGTAGTGCCGTtgggtgttgttttttgcgtgcacataaactgcactgtgCACCTATTCTCCCGCTCTCACTGTCTCGCTCTTTCGCTcccccacacaaaatctaaaatttctgagcgtgcagactgctctcgtggggttcttttaacagcttgAAAGTCTTTGatcttgtgttttcgtgcacagtggtctgattttaGACAAATGTGGAAACAGTTAATGTTGTctggttttataaaaactgctgccaggttataaaacctgagcagccaaaattgatttgttggctatgtgatagaatggtgcacaCTAAGTGCGCTGGCTTTAATGACCGAACAAGTGATaacctagcaaagggtaaaaatctaaattactgtaGTGATGCTTGCGCTGTCAGCTAAGAAAGTTAAGCGATCCGACTAGGTGGCTCAAGGTGGACATGGAAGACCGCGCCAGCCTTCGCACGTTAACATaatcaaaagtattttttgattcGCGACCTAGACGAGCTAACTACAGAGGATGATCTGAGGAGGGTCCTGGAGTACCAGGCAGATATCCCAGCAGCAGTGGTAGCAATCAAGAGCCTCCGAGTATCGCAGTATGGAGGAAAGACTGTTGAGACAGCAGTTCAAGCAAATCTGGCAGATCCGCTGATCAAGCGTGGCAAACTGAGGTCAGGATGGTCCCAATGCCTGAACAAGGAACCGGAGCCCCGCCAAAGATGCTTCAAATAACTAGAGGAAGGCCACAAAGCGGCCCATTGTAGAAACGCCGTAGACAGAAGCCAGTGCTGCTACAGATGCGGGTCTGCTGGACACAATGCCGCAGAGTGCCCCAACGAGTCTTATTGCTTTCTGTGAGCAAGCATAGGAAGCCAAGCGACAAATCACCAAGCAATGTGGGCAAAGGAGCACCAAAGGCACTACAATGATGCGTTTCATTCAGCTCAATCTGAAACACTGCACGGCAGCCGAAGACCTTCTAGTAAAGACTTTGCGAGAACGCAGAGGGGAGCTTGCGTTACTTAGCGACAGCACCAGAAAAGAAGCGATCTGGGCTCTGTGGTGAACCTCACCTTCACTAGCGGCTCGTCGTTCAGGCACTCGAGGTTGAGACTCAGCGAGGACTACACTGGCAGTGATCATTTTGCCATCATTTGTGATCTGGCCCTTCCAGACCCaagcccagcagcagctcaagcCAGGAAAAAATTGAAAGCGGACACCCTGGACACGCAGTTATTTCGAGAGCAGTTCCTACCCTCGGGTGACCTCTCTCGGTCGCAGTTTGGCTTCAGGAAAGCGCGGTCCATGGTCGACGCAGTCAACAGAGTGGTCGAAGTGGCGGCCCAAGCAATCGAGGGCACCATATGGAAGGGGCTAAGCAAAGAGTACTGCCCCATGGTCACACTGgacatcaggaacgccttcaacacagcgagGTGGAACCGGATCCTAgaagcactaattggcttcagGGTGGcagcctacctagtcaggatTGTTCGCACCTACTTCTCGAGACGGGTCCTACGCTGCGAGTCGTCTGAAGCAATCTTTAGGCAGCAtgtcaccggtggagtcccgCAAGGCTCGGttcaccggtggagtcccgCAACGCTCGGTTCTTGGCCGTGTCTGACGGGATATTCCGCCTACCGCTGGTTGGTAGGAGCAAGTTCGTAATCTTCGCGGACGACGTCGCTTTGCTGGTTGTTGACAAGCATCCCGGTCAGGCTAGGGTAACGTGCAACAGAAACATCAGGGCTATTGAACAGTGAATCAGCTCAATGGGGCTAGAACTGGCGCCGGAAAAGACGGAGGCTGTACTGATAAGCTCCAGGGAGGTAGTGGTGGCGGCCACTGTCGAAGGTGGCAGTACCTCGGTGGCCTCCTCCTGGCAATTAAGTACTTGCATCATAATAGACACCTAGCCTACGCTAGCTCGAAAGCAGCAGAAGTAAATCGGTCATTATTAACAATAATGTAAACCAAGCCCACGGTAGGAGCCTCTCCTCCAGCAGTCAATACGAGCAGAAGCAAAGCAGCGCACACTGGAGACATGGCAGCACAGGTTAtttttttctcatatttttatttttgccacgGCTTTTCTAACGCCCGAAGACCGCCATagacagccacgcccacattctTGAAAAATCTGCGGATAATTTTTTCATAAGTTTaatagtcttgtaaatttctatcgattagccaaaaaactttttgtcacGTAGCGCCCTAAACTAACACGcctacacttttaaaaaagGTTAAGATTTAACTTAGTTTTGTGTCTTGTCATATTTTATCGGTAACCATGAAAACACTGTGGCCGCTGGCCACACTGAACACGTATTGAAAATACCGCCGCTTCAGGCTCTAGATCGTTAGATCGGATTGCTGGACTGGACCAGCATGAAAGAtataatttaagtttgttttatttgcttacgGACGCGAAGCTTTGTAGTGGTACTTTCGTGAATTTTTACCGCATGATCAGGAAAATGATAAGTCGGAGAATTATGAGTCGATGGAACTACATTCATATGACCCAGATACATATACTCCTGGATCGCGATGTCATATTGTATTTTTAGGGGAAAGTCTCTTTTTAAAGGATTATCGTTTCTTAGAAACTGAGCTAACGCAAGGTACCTCAAAAATCCTAAATTGGATCCGGAATTTTTGTGGGTCACAGAATGGGAGCGTCACAACGTACCTTCCGCTTGCGTCTTTCATTGTAGTTTGGACGAATTAATAATATCAGACTCTTTTACCATCTTGACTGGTAGATCCTCGACCTTACAGACTGCTGAGAAGTTTGGCGAGCGGATCAGTGTCGCCTAATCCTTCACGAACTGAGTCGTGAAGGATGCGACCCGTTTCGGATTACCATTGGAAGAGCGGGCAGATCCTTCAGAGAATTCTGGGGGATGGGATAGGAGTGCCTGCTATTTCTAGAATAACGTACGCCGTCTAATTGTAGACCTGGAGTATTCGGAGATCGAATCCGGCCTCTGGCGATACAATTTAGACATATCTGCTTTTTTTTGGTGTAGTCGGATCGTGCGTTAATTGACATATGAAGAAAGCGCGCTTACTACTGTAACGTGTAACGAGGCCGGCTCTAGCTCATGGCATTGGGTGTGGTGGTCTTGCTTGTACAGATCTCAGATCTTGTTACAGACAATAATGAATAAGATCAAGAAATTGAGCGTgcttgcaacaacaacaaaatgaaggAGCTAGAATACAAAGTCGGAGGAAGCAAATTAATACTTTCGGAAGCGGACAGTTATAGAATGGGAGGAAAGTTTGAGAATTTTTCGCCTGCGAAGCACAGTTGGAATCTTGTTCGCGTATTGCCCTACCCTACCTAAGACTACTTTCCTTAAGAGCATAGCTCTAGTGGCCCCTTTAGTGCCCTACGTCCGGAGAAACATCAGCCGAGTCAGTATTTAGGTTTTTtagaaattcatattttcaatatcAATCGGtacttaataattaataacaatatttatatctaaAAATAAGTACATACTAAAGGaaccaaataaatatagaaatacaGACTAGGGTAACTCAAAGGAATCTAAAGCAAGGTTTTTCTTAGTTGCGCGATCAGAAAATGTAGATTTAAGTCAATATTCGAGACCATTACAATTAAAGAGATATAGtggctaaatatattttcaggaAGGAACaaagcttttatttaaatcttCAATAATTTTTCGTTCTCTCTATAATCTTGTtctatgaattattatttttatttattttttttttgagttttcttTATAAAGAATCTTTAACgagaagaaaaattaatttcgtttgAGAGAGAGCCGCGAGTAAATTAGATTTAGATTAGATTTTCTcctttctctttctttttttttctttatatttcaaaCGGCTGCTCTCGCCACTCCATTATTATTACTTGTTTATTAGCAGTGTGTATACAATATATGATGACCTCTAGCAAAATTTTATTGGTTTACTACCGAATATTTCCAATGAAAAGTAAAGTTTTATAAATGAGACTCACTCAACTTTTCACTCCTCGGCGAAAGATCGATCTCCCTGCGCAGATGAGCTGAAACGAAAGTGTGGCTTTTTCCACAAACACTTTTAGGAGGCATAATTTTGGATTACAAGACTGCGATCAAACTTTTATAAATCCCTACTCGAAAATTTAAACGAGCACTTTCCGAAAAGGAACTCttcttaaaaaatttaattagcttaGGTTAGCTCACTTACTATATGAAAATTTTAATCACTAATgagaattcaatttaaatccaagtaaaattattaaacagcATGACTGAGTTTCCTACTCGAGTACATATTCTTATAGCTTAACGTTAAacttaaactaaataaaaaaattaacttcTTTCACTCTATGTTCAAGATGGCGATCCGGCTGGATTAATACTCTCGAGTAAAGGTTAGATCTGACTTTTAGCGTTTTTACGTATAATTAGGAATTTAGATCAATTTaactttgatttaatttaatttttggcattcTGGACTGCCtatcaaacaaaaattttccGTTCACTCTAACCTCACTTTAAGCACTACTTAGGTtgcatttttgattaatttaattatccCTCCTGGTGGTCCCGGCTTAGGGCGGTtgcggtcctgctgctgcggctggtTCTTCGCTCCGGCTCGCTGGGAAGGCGCTCCACTTCACGGCCTGGCGCAGTTACCGTCTCTCCTTCTGCCCGCCGGTGGCGGCTCCGTAGAACCGTGGGACCCGGGCAGTGATGCGAACGTAAAAGATGCCAAGCGAAGACCCTCCGGTCTTCAATTTCGGCTGCGATTATATTTCCCGCATCAAACTGCAGTTCaccatttttcgaaattcaCTAACCTGTAATTGACCCAGTCGAAACTAGGGTCTGGCGGCAAGGCGGCAGTGAGATGGCTGTGACAAACGCCGATCTCTTCGGCTTAATATCGCCGGGAAACACACGCCGGACTTATCTCGCGCACCACTATAGGCGAAGGAACGCAGTACTTCCGATATTTCGCGCGACAAAAAACCACGTATGCCCGCAAGTTATAATTTTTCAACGCACTTTCGCAACTTGACTCGTTGACTGTTCTGATTGAAAAGAAGGCAAACCAGAAACATTAGCCAAGGCGTAGGCCTTCGGCGGAAACCACGATCAGCTGAACAACACTTTTTCTCCGATAACCGAATTATCCCAAACTTATCGGGTGCGGCTAATAAGGGTTGCATCCAGTCTGGTATATTCTAGCTACTTCTTGCTACATCTAGTATGACCTCACATTAGTGTGTCACAGCTGACCGCCCTATCGATTATTCATCGAGATTTTTCTCACCCTGCTTCAGTCGCCTCTACAAAACCCCCCCCCCCTCAGACTAGGGTACTCATAGACACACTAGGCTGAGACCGACTGGAAGCACCTTACTGCCGAATGTCCTTGGCATGATAGGTTCCCACACCTCGTCCTTGGAGATTCTCCAGCTCGTAATACGCGTTGCCGATCTTCTTCCGAACTCGAGACTTTACGGACGTCGGTCCAAACTTGGCGTTGTAACCGGTTTGGAAGCAGCTTTTCAAGCAAACCGGTTACAACGCCAAGTTTGGATTGAAGCAATTTCAATTCCGCCGATAAACTTCTTGCCCTTCGACAAACGATACCACACGAGAACGGATATTATACCGCTTCTCGTTCTCGTTGTGCTTATTTCTCATCTGATCAACAGCTTGCTTCCGCATTATCTCGAAAGATTCGTGCCGGTCGAACTTTAGAGAACGATCGTCCAGAAGATTTAGTCGTCTGATCAACGAATACGTCGACCCTGAAGTGATCATGTGCTGTCCAAATACCATATAATAGGGACTGGTACCAATGCTAGAATGCACCGCCGACCTCAACGCACAACATATTCGGCTGCGAAACTCGTCCCAATCCTTCTGGTCGAGACGCAGATAGGCCCTGATTGAAGCAATTACTGATCTTACTGACGCGCTTAGAAGCATTTGCCTGAGGCGAGTGAACTGCGGTCAGCGTGTGCTTAACGCCGTACTGCTCCATAAGTTTCTGGAACGTCCTAGCTCGAAATTGAGAACCATTGTCAGACAGTATCACTTCGGGGACTCCGAACGTCATGAACAACTCGTCTTCCAGATACTTTATGACGACGCTGGAATCAATCTTCTTTACGGGTTTCAAGAACacgtatttcttttttttttttttttttttttttatttattgaatcttcttgtataagaactaacaataagtttaaaaatcttaactataacaagtattttttgaacagttgtattatttttccaactgttctatgattaaacggccctaataatttattcgctggGTTGGTAGGTCCTTTCGCCGGAGACGGGAACGGCTGCTGAGCTGGATTAGACCTCGCgctaggtggttggggtgcgtGTAAAGCTTGCTATGGTATTTTTCCTTAAGTTCCGTGATTGCGTTGGTAACTGATGGGATATTTAAGTCTCTTTGGATGTTTTCACTCCGAACGTACcacggtgccccagtgatggtTCTCAGAATCTTTGATTGTGCTCGCTGTATGATGtcaatattgctgttgctggcattgcccCATAACTGTGAGCCATAGGTCCAGATAGGTTTCAATATAGAATTGTAGAGCAAGACCTTGTGATCTAAGCTGAGCGGAGAACCAAAGTTGATGAGCCAGTgtaagttgttggctttgagtttaagttgggtttttttggcttcaatgtGCCTGCGCCATGTGAGTCTTCTGTCAAGGTGTACTCCTAGGTACGCTACCTCATCTGCTTTCGGGAGTGGTATGTTGTTCAACAAGAGCGGAGGACAGTCTTGTCTGTTTAGCGTAAACGTCacgtgcttgcatttttgctcgtttacttttattcgccAGTCAGAGAGCCACTTCTCAATGTCGATGAGGTACAGTGCCAACTGTGCTGTAGCTTGGATAGGGGACCTTGAACGGCTAAGGATAGCTATGTCGTCGGCAAATGTGGATACCGTTAAGCGACTATTTGTAGGGATGTCGGCTGTGTAGATGAGGTATAAGGTTGGCCCAAGAACGCtgccttgggggactccagcctCAATTGTATgatcagtggaagtggcagtgttgcaccgcactgcaaactttctgtcatagaggtaagactttagaagtttgtgtgtgctttcgggtagggatgttttaattttaaacattaggcCGTCGAGCCAGACTCTGTCGAATGCTTGGGATACGTCTAAAAATACTGCTGTACAGTATTCgcgatattcaaatgcagttcTTATTTCCGTTGTAATAcgattcacctgttcaatggtTCCATGGCTTTCgcgaaatccaaattggtgGGCTGGGATTATATTGTGGTATATCAGATGTTGATTAAGTCGGATCAGCTGGCATTTTTCGAATAGTTTCGAAATACATGAGAGTAGACTTATTGGTCTGTAAGATGAAGCGACTGTGTGGTTCTTACCaggctttggaatcattatGATAATCGACCTCTTCCATCGTTGTGGAAAGTAACCAAGTTTGGTGATGGCATTAAAGAGCTTGGTTATGTAGCGAACTGCAGAATGTGGCAGCTGGATGATCATTTCCGGTGTTATAAGGTCGCAGCCGGGGGATTTTTTCGGGCTGAGAttgtctttaattattttagttacttCTTTAGGACGAAACACAATTGGGgtgtgttgctggtggcggtTTACGGGATAGGACGGTAGCGCGAATGTGTTAGTAGCCTGGTTTGGCGTGAACACATTTTGTAGGTGAGCGGCAAATGTGGTGGCTCTGTCTGCATCACTACGGGCCCAGCCACCTGAGGAATTCCTTATCGGCAAAACGGTTTCAGTCGGTGGGCGAAGAGTTGAGTGGGCTCGCCACagtgacttttgttttgtgcctgTTGGTGTGAGTTGCTCTATGTATCGGCGCTGATCGTCGTCCTCTTCTTGTTTCAGAGCGTTGGCCAGTTTCCGTGTGGCtacttttagcttttgttttgcagttggGG
This portion of the Drosophila simulans strain w501 unplaced genomic scaffold, Prin_Dsim_3.1 Segkk88_quiver_pilon, whole genome shotgun sequence genome encodes:
- the LOC120285686 gene encoding LOW QUALITY PROTEIN: kelch-like protein 10 (The sequence of the model RefSeq protein was modified relative to this genomic sequence to represent the inferred CDS: inserted 1 base in 1 codon); the protein is MEEVKEHPYVLECEAAKPLIVDTFKFIYDLDFLNPQADELTTPPLAMPRLPHEVIFAIGGWSGGNSKGCIETYDTRADRWVTINAEDPAGPRAYHGTAVLGFKIFSIGGYDGVEYFNTCRVFDAVKKKWNEIAPMHCRRCYVSVTELNGMIYAIGGYDGHNRLNTVERYNPRTNQWSVIPPMNMQRSDASACTLQERIYATGGFNGQECLDSAEYYDPVTNIWTRIHNMNHRRSGVSCVAFXKLYVIGGFNGAARLSTGERFDPDTQTWHFIREMNHSRSNFGLEIIDDMIFALTASQRPSYGML